The DNA window GGCTGTGACACAGTTAGAGCCGAGAAAAATTTTTACTGAAAAATTGGTTTATATCTTTAGAAAAAGGAGTCAATTAATAACTAAATTTAGAACGGAAAACAGCAAATCTGAATATAAGAATTTTCTGATCAGTTCATCGGGAAAAAACGAGGTGATTGACCTGAATGATTGTCTGAATGTTTTTCCTGTTTATACTGGTGATAATATGAATTTATTATTAAAAACAAATGATATTATGTTAATTATGGAGATGATTACAAAAAACGGTAATTATACATGTGTGCCTAAACGAATGGTTGCTGCCATTCCTGATTATTATATGAATTTGTTAGAGATTGTTGAAACCGATCAGAAAATAGATTTAGGTGTGGTTTGGGGTAAGTCAATAGATGATGATTTGATTGATGATGCTGAAAGTTTTTCTGCATTAGTGGCTAATTTGTAAAATAATGTGATAAGTAATCAGTGAATTATTTCATTGTTATTTTTAATGTGCTCTGTTCTGCAATCAGATTTAAATTATAACTGATAAGGCAGTTTACGCTGGAAGTATAAAATTTTTATTAGAATTACTGATGTTTTGCAATTATAAAAACACTTTTTTAATTAAATGATTTATCATTTTTACGGTCAGTAAGATAATGAGTTTTAGATAAACTCCTATTTTTATCTGTATACATAGTACGTTTAGGCATCTTGCTATATAAAATAAAGCATGATTATCGGGTATTGTAATTCAATACCCGATAATCATTGCCTAACAATAATTGAATGGTAATAAACTTACTGATTGGTGTTAAATGTTTCTGTCATTTTTTCAAGTTGCTCTTGAATATCCAGCCATTCCATTTCGATGTCTTCCAGTCTGGATTTGGTCTTTATTTGTTGGTGCAGGCATTCCGTTAATTCAGTTTTACGTTCACTTTCATATATTGTGTTATCTGAAAGTTTTTCTTCCAAACTTGCCAATTTTGTACTTAAATTTTCCATCTCTTTTTCAAGAACTGTGAGTTGCTTACGCAATGGTTGTGTCTGGCTACGGAATTCCGCTTCACGCCGTTTTTGATCTTTGCGTTCTTGCGCACTGTAATTTTGAACGTTATTGACAGAATCATCTGTGCCGGGAGCTGTTTTTTCCTTTTCCTGACTTTCACGCAACTGTTGACGTTGTAACTCTGTCAGCCATTGCTGGTAGTCTTCCAAATCACCTTTGAAAGGTTCTGCTTTGCCATCATGTACCAGATAGAGTTCATCTGTCGTAGAACGTAATAAGTGTCTGTCGTGCGATACCACGACAAGAGCGCCATCGAAATCGATCAGGGCTTCAGTCAATGCTTGTCTCATGTCGAGATCGAGGTGGTTGGTCGGTTCATCCAGCAACAGAAGATTCGGGCATTGCCAGACAATAAGCGCCAGCACTAATCGGGCTTTTTCTCCTCCTGAGAAACGGACAGTGGGATCGGTCACTTGGTCACCTTTGAACCCAAAACCACCAAGATAATCTCTTAACTGTTGTTCTGTTTCCTGAGGAGCAAGTCTGGCTAAATGTTGTAAAGGAGATTCATCTGCGCGAAGGTACTCCAACTGATGTTGTGCAAAATATCCTGGCTTGATGCCCTTCGCTAAGGAAATCTCTCCTTGTTGTGGAACGAGTTCCCCTGCCAGTAATTTTATCAGGGTTGATTTACCCGCACCGTTACGACCCAACAAGCCAATTCGTGAACCCGGAACCAGATTTAATTTGATTGAGTTCAGAACCGTTTTATCTCCGTATCCGGCACTGACTTTTTCCATAATTAATAGTGGATTTGGCAGGCTGTCTGGCTGGCGGAAACTGAAACGGAATGGGTTATCAACATGAGCAGGTGCAATCAGCTCCATTCGCTCCAGCATTTTGATTCGGCTTTGAGCTTGTTTTGCCTTAGAAGCTTTAGCACGAAAACGATCAATGTAGCTTTGCAAATGCGCTACTTTCTCTTGCTGGCTTTGGTACAAGGCTTGTTGCTGAGCGAGTTTGGCTGCCCGTTGCCGTTCAAAGGAAGAGTAATTGCCTGTGTATTCAAATAAGTTCTGCTGTTCAATGTGCAGGACTTTATCAATGATTGGATCGAGGAAATCTCTGTCGTGCGATATCAGGATTAAAGTACCTGTATAGTTTTTCAGCCATTTTTCGAGCCAGATTACAGCATCCAGGTCAAGGTGGTTGGTGGGTTCATCAAGTAACAATAGCTCAGAACGACAAATCAGCGCCTGAGCCAGATTAAGTCGCATACGCCAGCCACCGGAAAATGAACGGACAGGTTGTTCCAGTTGAGCCTGAGAAAATCCTAGTCCATGCAGTAAACTGGATGTGCGGGCACGGATTGTCCAGGCCTGAATGGTGTCGAGTAAGCCGTGAAGGTGTGCAATGGCATGACCATCATTCTGTTCGTTGGCAATTTTCAGTTTCTGTTCCAGTTGGCGGAATTCACGATCACCATCGATCACATATTCCAGAGCTGAAACCTCCAGAGCTGGTGTTTCTTGGTTCACCCATGCTAAAGCCCAATTGTTGGGAAATGTCGCTGATCCACTTTCAGCTTGCAGTTCACCTTTCAGTAATGAGAGCAGGGTTGATTTACCACAACCATTTTTACCAACTAATCCCACTTTTTGTCCGGGATTGATGGTTGCGCTGGCATTGTCCAGTAGGACGCGAATGCCACGACGGATTTGCAGAGAAGAAAAAACAATCATGATGTTGTCTGTATGGGATATGTTAAGTTAATAATGACATTATATGTATTCTTTTTGATAGCTTGGCGTGCATGGTAGCGGAAAATAGGCGGTCTGACACGTCCTGCAAGGAGACTGATGTTATTGTCATTTAACATGGTGATGTGAGCGAAGTGGAACTATTGCGTAACACATTAATCAGGTTAGGGGGTCATCCGCATCAAGCACGAACAGCGGTGGAGGTAAGCATGTCAGTGAGTCGTAAACGTTTTATAGCAGGTGCTGTGTGCCCGAAATGTCAGTCACAGGACACTTTGGCAATGTGGCAGGAAAACAGAGTTGATATTGTCGAGTGTGTTCACTGTGGACATCTTCAGCGACAAACCGATGAGACTGTAACGTCTCATGTCAGAGATCAGGAACAAGTTATCGGCATTTTTACACCTCAGTAACTCAATGTAATTACAATGGGTAATGGATAAATTTTTCCATCACTAGGTACAGTGAAGTAGAATTCCGGTACAATCAGCGGCATTTTTTTAGTCGTAACAATTTTCCCACGTTTTTTCCTGGGTATCGTAGGAGATGTCATGAAAGTAGCAAAAGATTTGGTGGTCAGCTTGGCTTATCAAGTAAGAACAGAAGATGGTGTTTTAGTTGATGAGTCTCCGGTTAGCGCACCGTTAGACTATCTGCATGGCCGCGGTTCCCTGATTAGCGGTTTGGAAAAAGCGCTGGAGGGCCGTGAGGCTGGTGAACGTTTTGATGTTAGCGTTGAAGCAAATGATGCGTATGGTCAGTATGATGAGAACTTAGTTCAGCGCGTAGCAAAAGATGTTTTTGTTGGTGTAGAAGAGTTGCAGGTTGGTATGCGTTTCCTGGCGGATACTGATATGGGGCCTGTACCTGTTGAAATTACCGCTTTAGAAGGTGATGAAGTGGTTGTTGATGGTAACCATATGCTGGCTGGTCAGAACCTGAAATTCAACGTTGAAATTGTAGCGGTTCGTGAGGCGACAGAAGAAGAACTGGCTCATGGTCACGTACATGGCCAGGGTGGTTGCGGTGATCACCATCATGATCATGAAGGTCATAGCTGCTGTGGCGGCGGTTGCCATTAATTAGCTGGTTAGCTGAAAAAAGGGAAGCTGGCTGGCTTCTCTTTTTGCCTTCCCTGGCAGACGTTTTCCCGATTGGATAGCCGGAATTGGTCTCAGTGGAGCCGTTTTCAGTAGTGAGGTGGGGGCGTTTCTTCTGAAAGTGGGGCAACAATTGATGACTGATGAGTTTTAAGCCGTTCGGCCATCAATTTTAGCTGTTCTTTTAGCTTATCTATTTCTACTTGCTGTTTTCTGACTTCTTGATTCAATGCTTCAATGGTAACTTCCTGATAGGCCAGTTTAGTTTCCAGTTGCTCAAATCTCTGCTCAAGGCTGGATAATACCATTACTTTTCCCCTGTCTTTGATCATGTAATTACGCGACGGAATTTATTGTATTCAAATCGATACTATAATACTTGAAGCCCAAAGCCTAATAGCCAAACCTTGATGGCTAGATCTTTTGGTGAAGGTGGAAAGAAAGTGGAGAGCAGGAAAGCTTTTCGCTCAATGAGTTACTTCACGGTTGTTTCAATATTTTTCAGGGCGGCGTATAGCAAATATTGTTATTGGTTTTCGCAGGCAGTTATAGTACATGTGGTCGCATGATTTTTGCTGACGGCAAACTCAGTCAAATTTATTGGAGAATAAGATGAAATTATTGTTAAAAACAACCTTGCTGGCAACTACACTGGCAATGGCATTCAGTGCACCGTATACAATGGCTGCTGAAACAAAAACCAGCGATGAAGTGAAACTGAATAAGGCTTTTAAGACAGTAGAACAGCAGGATTCTTATGCATTGGGAGCTTCCATAGGTCGTTATATGGAAAAATCTTTGGACGAACAAAAAGCGCTAGGTATTAATATTGATAAGTCTCAGCTTTTGGTTGGTTTTGGAGATGCAGTCAATAACAAAAGTAAACTGAATGACACAGAGATTCAGCAAGTTCTCAGTGAGTTTGATGCAAAAATCAGAGCTTCTTTACAGGCCAAGCTGGAGAAAGAGGCCAGTGAAAATAGTGAGAAAGGGGATAAATTTCGGGAGCAGTTTGCTAAGGAAGCGGGAGTTGTAAAAACGAAATCCGGTCTTCTGTATAAAATTGAGCAGGAAGGAAGTGGCAAGACTCCTGCGGCAAGCGATACCGTAGTTGTAAATTACAAAGGAAGTTTGATTGACGGGAAAGTGTTTGATAGCTCCTATGAACGTAAAGAGCCTCTGTCGATTCCTCTGGATAAAGTGATTCAGGGCTGGAAAGAAGGTTTTCAGTATCTGAAAAAAGGTGGAAAAATGAAATTAGTCATCCCACCTGAATTGGCTTATGGCAAAAATGGAGTGCAAGAAATTCCGGCTAACTCAACTTTAGTCTTTGAAATTGAATTGTTGGATATTAAACCTAACGCAAAAGCAAAATAATTTTCATCATATTAGTACATGATTTTATAACAGGGGCTATCAGGTCCCTGTTTTGTTATACCAATATTTACTTCGATTTAGTAAGTAATAAACGTAAATATAGAGAATGAATTTTGCCAATTATTATTTTACACAGTATTAAATAGAATAATTTTCTCATATATCAGGTACATTTGAACATAAACGCTGTGATAACCTCTGGCAGTCTATTCAGCAAGGTCTTGACGACAATTTAATGTAGTTTTAACGTCATTATTCTGGATAGAATACAGCGTTTTTGAAATGTTTTCTGTTAAGTTGCGGTTATAATAAATCTCACTCTGATGCTTTTGGTGAGGCGAAGTCTAAGCTTGAAGGATGGTGTATTACATGTCTACCCCACTATTATCCGGTGATAAAATATCTGGTGATAACAGCGATATTGATTTACTGGAAAACCAACCGTTCAGTGAAACGGATCATGAAATTTTAAAGTCTTATGAAGCTGCTGTTGATGGCCTGGCTATGCTGATTGGTGGGCATTGTGAAATTGTTCTTCATTCACTGGAAGACCTTAAATGTTCAGCTGTCAGAATAGCTAATGGTGAACATACGGGCCGTAAAATTGGCTCTCCCATCACTGATCTGGCATTACGGATGCTGCACGATATGACGGATGAAGACGCCAGTGTTTCCAGAGCCTATTTCACACGGGCGAAAAGTGGCGCATTGATGAAATCTGTTACGATTGCGATTCGTAACCGCCAACGTCGAGTTATCGGGCTTTTGTGTATTAATATGAATCTGGATGTGCCTTTCTCTGAAATTATTCAGACCTTTATTCCGGAAAAAACTCACGAAGTCTCTTCAAACGTCAATTTTGCTTCTTCTGTGGATGATCTGGTTGCACAGACTCTGGAATATACTATTGAAGAGGTAAATGCTGATCGCAATGTTTCCAATAATGCGAAAAACAGGCAGGTTGTCCTGAATCTGTATGAGAAAGGTATTTTTGATATCAAAGATGCTATTAATCAGGTTGCTGATCGCCTGAATATCTCCAAGCATACGGTATACCTTTATATTCGCCAGTTTAAAAGTGGTGAATGTGCAAGTCCGGAGAAGTAATGTCGCCACTGTCTTATTGTCTTCTGGTGACCGGGCCAGCATATGGGACTCAGCAAGCCAGTAGTGCCTATCAATTTGCACAGGCGCTTATTACTTCCGGCCATAAATTGCATAGCGTGTTTTTTTATCGTGACGGCGTTCAGAATGGCAATCGG is part of the Xenorhabdus cabanillasii genome and encodes:
- a CDS encoding YheV family putative zinc ribbon protein, with protein sequence MSVSRKRFIAGAVCPKCQSQDTLAMWQENRVDIVECVHCGHLQRQTDETVTSHVRDQEQVIGIFTPQ
- a CDS encoding ABC transporter ATP-binding protein, which gives rise to MIVFSSLQIRRGIRVLLDNASATINPGQKVGLVGKNGCGKSTLLSLLKGELQAESGSATFPNNWALAWVNQETPALEVSALEYVIDGDREFRQLEQKLKIANEQNDGHAIAHLHGLLDTIQAWTIRARTSSLLHGLGFSQAQLEQPVRSFSGGWRMRLNLAQALICRSELLLLDEPTNHLDLDAVIWLEKWLKNYTGTLILISHDRDFLDPIIDKVLHIEQQNLFEYTGNYSSFERQRAAKLAQQQALYQSQQEKVAHLQSYIDRFRAKASKAKQAQSRIKMLERMELIAPAHVDNPFRFSFRQPDSLPNPLLIMEKVSAGYGDKTVLNSIKLNLVPGSRIGLLGRNGAGKSTLIKLLAGELVPQQGEISLAKGIKPGYFAQHQLEYLRADESPLQHLARLAPQETEQQLRDYLGGFGFKGDQVTDPTVRFSGGEKARLVLALIVWQCPNLLLLDEPTNHLDLDMRQALTEALIDFDGALVVVSHDRHLLRSTTDELYLVHDGKAEPFKGDLEDYQQWLTELQRQQLRESQEKEKTAPGTDDSVNNVQNYSAQERKDQKRREAEFRSQTQPLRKQLTVLEKEMENLSTKLASLEEKLSDNTIYESERKTELTECLHQQIKTKSRLEDIEMEWLDIQEQLEKMTETFNTNQ
- the slyD gene encoding peptidylprolyl isomerase; translated protein: MKVAKDLVVSLAYQVRTEDGVLVDESPVSAPLDYLHGRGSLISGLEKALEGREAGERFDVSVEANDAYGQYDENLVQRVAKDVFVGVEELQVGMRFLADTDMGPVPVEITALEGDEVVVDGNHMLAGQNLKFNVEIVAVREATEEELAHGHVHGQGGCGDHHHDHEGHSCCGGGCH
- the fkpA gene encoding FKBP-type peptidyl-prolyl cis-trans isomerase, which codes for MKLLLKTTLLATTLAMAFSAPYTMAAETKTSDEVKLNKAFKTVEQQDSYALGASIGRYMEKSLDEQKALGINIDKSQLLVGFGDAVNNKSKLNDTEIQQVLSEFDAKIRASLQAKLEKEASENSEKGDKFREQFAKEAGVVKTKSGLLYKIEQEGSGKTPAASDTVVVNYKGSLIDGKVFDSSYERKEPLSIPLDKVIQGWKEGFQYLKKGGKMKLVIPPELAYGKNGVQEIPANSTLVFEIELLDIKPNAKAK
- a CDS encoding SlyX family protein codes for the protein MVLSSLEQRFEQLETKLAYQEVTIEALNQEVRKQQVEIDKLKEQLKLMAERLKTHQSSIVAPLSEETPPPHY
- a CDS encoding LysR family transcriptional regulator — its product is MDIRNLEAFIVLAETLNYHKASEKLYLSQPALTKKIHGLEGILGASLFRRGPSGTRLTDFGRKTLENARKFLTHYEQFKSQVQSDSKREIFRHLYIGSCFPTHNYLQIERQLAGKKRNVVLALMTGLSVEQQINLLNMGMLHIAVMPLVAVTQLEPRKIFTEKLVYIFRKRSQLITKFRTENSKSEYKNFLISSSGKNEVIDLNDCLNVFPVYTGDNMNLLLKTNDIMLIMEMITKNGNYTCVPKRMVAAIPDYYMNLLEIVETDQKIDLGVVWGKSIDDDLIDDAESFSALVANL
- a CDS encoding helix-turn-helix transcriptional regulator, encoding MSTPLLSGDKISGDNSDIDLLENQPFSETDHEILKSYEAAVDGLAMLIGGHCEIVLHSLEDLKCSAVRIANGEHTGRKIGSPITDLALRMLHDMTDEDASVSRAYFTRAKSGALMKSVTIAIRNRQRRVIGLLCINMNLDVPFSEIIQTFIPEKTHEVSSNVNFASSVDDLVAQTLEYTIEEVNADRNVSNNAKNRQVVLNLYEKGIFDIKDAINQVADRLNISKHTVYLYIRQFKSGECASPEK